The proteins below are encoded in one region of Eulemur rufifrons isolate Redbay chromosome 2, OSU_ERuf_1, whole genome shotgun sequence:
- the CEBPE gene encoding CCAAT/enhancer-binding protein epsilon, with protein MSHGTYYECEPRGGQQPLEFSGGQAGPGELGDMCEHEASIDLSAYIESGEEQLLSDLFAVKPASEARGLKGPGTPAFPHYLPPDPRPFAYPPHTFGPDRKALGPGIYSSPGSYDPRAVAVKEEPRGPEGSRSASRGSYNPLQYQVAHCGQTAMHLPPALAAPGQPLRVLKAPLATAAAPCSPLLKAPSPAGPMHKGKKAVNKDSLEYRLRRERNNIAVRKSRDKAKRRILETQQKVLEYMAENERLRSRVEQLTQELDTLRNLFRQIPEAANLIKGVGGCS; from the exons ATGTCCCACGGGACCTACTATGAGTGTGAGCCCCGGGGCGGCCAGCAGCCACTGGAGTTCTCAGGGGGCCAAGCCGGGCCCGGGGAGCTGGGGGACATGTGTGAGCACGAGGCCTCCATCGACCTCTCCGCCTACATCGAGTCTGGGGAGGAGCAGCTCCTCTCCGACCTCTTTGCCGTGAAGCCTGCATCTGAGGCCAGAGGCCTGAAGGGCCCTGGAACCCCTGCCTTCCCCCACTACCTGCCTCCTGATCCGCGGCCCTTCGCCTACCCCCCACATACCTTCGGCCCAGACAGGAAGGCGCTGGGGCCTGGCATCTACAGCAGCCCGGGGAGCTACGACCCCAGGGCTGTGGCGGTAAAGGAGGAGCCTCGGGGGCCCGAGGGCAGCCGAAGTGCCAGCCGAGGCAGCTACAATCCCCTGCAGTACCAAGTGGCACACTGTGGGCAGACAGCCATGCACCTGCCCCCGGCCCTGGCAGCACCTGGCCAGCCCCTGCGTGTTCTCAAG GCCCCTCTGGCCACTGCCGCAGCCCCCTGCAGTCCCCTCCTCAAGGCGCCCTCCCCAGCTGGCCCCATGCACAAGGGCAAGAAGGCAGTGAACAAAGACAGCCTGGAGTACCGGCTGCGGCGGGAGCGCAACAACATCGCCGTGCGCAAGAGCCGCGACAAGGCCAAGAGGCGCATTCTGGAGACGCAGCAGAAGGTGCTGGAGTACATGGCAGAGAACGAGCGCCTCCGCAGCCGCGTGGAGCAGCTCACCCAGGAGCTAGACACCCTCCGCAACCTCTTCCGCCAGATCCCTGAGGCAGCCAACCTCATCAAGGGCGTTGGGGGCTGCAGCTGA